GTGGGCGGAGTCGCGACGCCATGTTTGTTGATATGGGTGATGATGACCTGGTCGCCCAGACCGGCTTGCGACATGGCGACGACATCTTGGAACGTGGTAGCGCCAGCCAATTGGCGCCCCAGGCTTTGCTGAATGATCGCCTGGTTGCGGGCTTCCTGTTCATCGATCGCCGCGCCAGTGGCGGATCCGGCGACCGCGCCCACGCCGGCGCCAATCAGTGCGCCAGCGCCTGCGTTACCGGTCGCGCTGCCGATCGCGGCGCCAGCGACAGCGCCCGTCAAACCGCCGGCGGCGGCCAAGCGATCTTGAGCGTAAGG
This genomic window from Blastopirellula marina contains:
- a CDS encoding glycine zipper domain-containing protein, with the translated sequence PYAQDRLAAAGGLTGAVAGAAIGSATGNAGAGALIGAGVGAVAGSATGAAIDEQEARNQAIIQQSLGRQLAGATTFQDVVAMSQAGLGDQVIITHINKHGVATPPTPQDLIGLKSAGVSDPVLATLQNPPPLVQPVRYVDRRPVVVEEVYYDPWCYHPPYRYRHHRHCPPPGVSWSIGVHR